A window of the Williamsia phyllosphaerae genome harbors these coding sequences:
- a CDS encoding DEAD/DEAH box helicase, with protein sequence METTTSVSFADLDIEPRVMQALNDVGYETPSPIQAETIPPLMAGRDVVGLAQTGTGKTAAFAIPVLSKIAGGGKKPRALVLAPTRELALQVAEAFGKYAAHLPDIRVLPIYGGQSYGVQLSGLRRGAQIVVGTPGRVIDHLDKGTLDISELDFLVLDEADEMLTMGFAEDVERILRDTPDSKQVALFSATMPKAIGRLAQKYLKSPVEITVKAKTQTAQNTTQRYLQVSHQRKLDALTRVLEVESFDAMIIFVRTKSATEELAEKLRSRGFSAVAINGDIVQAQRERTIASLRSGSLDILVATDVAARGLDVERISHVVNYDIPHDTESYVHRIGRTGRAGRSGNALLFITPRERHLLRSIEKATRQPITEIGLPSVDDVNAQRVAKFGESITENLGSDNIAMFRRLIENYAQENDVAMADIAAALALETRDGGFLLSPDPPASERSKGPDRPERKQRDGGTNFATYRIAVGKKDRVTPGAIVGAIANEGGLTRGDFGHISIRNDYSLVELPDDLGRETLTLLRGTKISNVPINITRDEGGPRGRSAARNGGGRGGPRDFGGRRGAQPRVAGRGRS encoded by the coding sequence ATGGAGACCACCACATCGGTCTCGTTCGCAGACCTCGACATCGAACCCCGCGTGATGCAGGCGCTCAACGATGTCGGTTACGAGACACCGTCGCCGATCCAGGCGGAGACCATCCCGCCCTTGATGGCGGGTCGCGACGTCGTCGGTTTGGCGCAGACCGGAACCGGCAAGACCGCCGCCTTCGCGATCCCGGTCCTCTCGAAGATCGCCGGTGGTGGCAAGAAGCCCCGCGCCCTCGTCCTCGCGCCGACCCGTGAGCTCGCGCTCCAGGTCGCCGAGGCGTTCGGCAAGTACGCCGCACATCTGCCCGACATCCGCGTCCTGCCGATCTACGGCGGCCAGAGCTACGGCGTCCAGCTCTCCGGTCTCCGTCGTGGTGCGCAGATCGTGGTCGGCACGCCCGGCCGCGTCATCGACCACCTCGACAAGGGCACCCTCGACATCTCCGAGCTCGACTTCCTCGTCCTCGACGAGGCCGACGAGATGCTGACGATGGGTTTCGCCGAGGACGTGGAGCGGATCCTGCGCGACACCCCGGACAGCAAGCAGGTCGCACTGTTCTCGGCGACGATGCCCAAGGCGATCGGTCGGCTGGCGCAGAAGTACCTGAAGAGCCCGGTCGAGATCACCGTCAAGGCCAAGACGCAGACCGCGCAGAACACGACGCAGCGCTACCTGCAGGTCTCGCACCAGCGCAAGCTCGACGCGTTGACGCGCGTGCTCGAGGTCGAGTCGTTCGACGCGATGATCATCTTCGTCCGCACCAAGTCGGCCACCGAGGAACTCGCCGAGAAGCTGCGCTCCCGTGGGTTCTCCGCGGTGGCCATCAACGGCGACATCGTGCAGGCCCAACGTGAGCGGACCATCGCGTCGCTGCGCAGCGGCAGCCTCGACATCCTCGTGGCGACCGACGTCGCCGCCCGTGGTCTCGACGTCGAACGCATCTCGCACGTCGTCAACTACGACATCCCGCACGACACCGAGTCCTACGTCCACCGCATCGGTCGTACCGGTCGCGCAGGTCGGTCGGGCAACGCGCTGCTGTTCATCACCCCGCGCGAGCGGCATCTGCTGCGGTCGATCGAGAAGGCGACCCGTCAGCCGATCACCGAGATCGGTCTGCCGAGCGTCGACGACGTCAACGCCCAGCGCGTGGCCAAGTTCGGTGAGTCGATCACCGAGAACCTGGGTTCGGACAACATCGCGATGTTCCGTCGTCTGATCGAGAACTACGCGCAGGAGAACGACGTCGCGATGGCCGACATCGCCGCGGCGCTCGCACTCGAGACGCGCGACGGTGGCTTCCTGCTCAGCCCCGATCCGCCGGCGAGCGAGCGGTCGAAGGGGCCGGACCGCCCCGAGCGCAAGCAGCGGGACGGCGGCACCAACTTCGCGACGTACCGCATCGCGGTCGGCAAGAAGGACCGTGTCACCCCGGGTGCCATCGTCGGCGCGATCGCCAACGAGGGCGGTCTGACCCGTGGCGACTTCGGGCACATCAGCATCCGTAACGACTACAGCCTCGTCGAGCTGCCCGATGATCTCGGCCGCGAGACGCTGACGCTGTTGCGCGGGACGAAGATCTCCAACGTCCCGATCAACATCACCCGTGATGAGGGCGGACCGCGTGGTCGGTCGGCCGCACGCAACGGCGGAGGGCGCGGCGGACCGCGCGATTTCGGTGGTCGTCGGGGTGCGCAACCTCGTGTCGCCGGTCGCGGCCGGAGCTGA
- a CDS encoding rhodanese-like domain-containing protein: MSVVDRISATEAAEHTQQGSAVVVDMRPQVVRHQGSLPGAVVVEPADLTAAFTPTSPRRVACIHDLNIEIAIVSVQAQARRIAEQIAALGYTNVRYVDGGFPAFRSALLAG, translated from the coding sequence GTGTCAGTGGTGGATCGTATCTCGGCTACAGAAGCGGCCGAGCACACGCAGCAAGGCAGTGCAGTGGTGGTGGACATGCGTCCCCAGGTGGTTCGCCATCAGGGGAGCCTGCCCGGAGCGGTGGTCGTCGAGCCCGCTGACCTCACCGCCGCGTTCACCCCGACCTCGCCGCGCCGTGTCGCGTGCATCCACGATCTGAACATCGAGATCGCGATCGTCTCGGTCCAGGCGCAGGCGCGCCGGATCGCCGAACAGATCGCCGCCCTCGGATACACCAACGTCCGCTATGTCGACGGTGGTTTCCCCGCGTTCCGCTCGGCCCTGCTCGCCGGCTGA